The Janthinobacterium tructae genome contains the following window.
ATGGCATCAGACAAGTTGCGGCGGACGCCGACGCCGATGCAAACGCATCAGCGCCGCTGGCGCGGACGGAGGCGATGGAGGGTGAAAGGCGCTGGGCCTTCAAGCTCAACGCTTTACTCCGCTTCAGATTCAATATTGAGATTGACGGCACGGGCCGGCACCACTGTCGAGATGGCATGCTTGTACACCATCTGTGTCACCGTATTGCGCAGCAATACGACATATTGATCGAACGATTCGATATGGCCCTGCAATTTAATGCC
Protein-coding sequences here:
- the hfq gene encoding RNA chaperone Hfq codes for the protein MSNKGQLLQDPFLNALRKEHVPVSIYLVNGIKLQGHIESFDQYVVLLRNTVTQMVYKHAISTVVPARAVNLNIESEAE